In [Phormidium] sp. ETS-05, the genomic window TCCGGGGGGGCGATCGGGCAACCCTCGATCGGGCAAGTAATCACGTTTTTCGAGTCAGACTCCCGTTGCAGGACAGTGTTATCCTGTGGTGGGGAATCGCTAACACTGGGTTCTGGGGTGACAGAACTATTAGCAAGATGACCTAACCCCGCGATCGCCCCCGCCATCAGCGCCGTATAACCCAAATACATCGGCATATTGCCAAAACTACTGACACTTGGGGAATTGCGCCGCTGCCAAGCAGGCACCACCTCCGGAGGCGCCACAGGTGCAGGTAACTGAGCCGCCATTGCGGCCCCATCTAAACCCAGGGCATTACCAATGCGGCGGATAAAATTGCGGGTAAACACATCCTCGGGTAACTCATCAGCACAGCCATTTTCCAGAGCCTTCAAATGGTGCAGGGGAATCATCGTTTGCATTTGCAGTTGACTCAAAGACATCCCCCGCTCCACCCGCGCTTCTCGGAGTTGCCGTCCCAAGGCGATCGCCGCCAGCCGCCACCGGTCCGCTGCCTCTTCCCTATTTTGGCTTGGCTGTTTCGGCAAAGGCAGTTGCCCAAAACCCAAAAACTTACCCTTACCACCTTCATCAGTCTTTGCCACCGCCGCCAATTTCACATCCCCCTTGAGGGAGGAAGGCGCTATCGCTGTCACCTTCTCCAATGCCAGTTTAATCGCCGTTTTCGCCACCGCTTTCACCAGCATCTGAGCATTATCCGCCGCCGTGGCGATCGAATCTTTGAAAGCCGCCACCGCCGCCACATATGCCTGGGAGCGATATAATTCTGATTCTATCTCCCGCGTCAGTTCCGCCAAAGAACTCTCAGAGATAACCGCCGTCGAAATAAATGTAGATTCCAGATTCATAATTTTTTTTCCTGCGTCCTTCTCTCTCGCAATACTGCTGCATCACCCTGGTCTGCCACCCTCTCAACAGAGGCTTATAATCGAGACTGTTCTCCTCAAAGTGGATTCCCAAAGCTGTGAGTTATTGCCTAAACCCCAAGTGCCCCAACCCAGCCGACCCCTGGCACGCTCACAACCGCATCTGCTGCCATTGCGGTTCCTCCCTCGTCTTGCAACAGCGCTATCACATCAAGCGGCTGTTGGGAGAGGGAGGGTTTGGCAAAACCTTTGAGGTGGAAGACCACCACCATTTACAGACCAAAGTCCTAAAAGTCCTGATAGATGACAACCCCAAAGCCGTGGCTCTGTTTGAACGGGAAGCCCAAGTCCTCAGCCGTTTACAACATCCCGGCATTCCCAAAGTCGAACCGGACGGATACTTTACCTTTTATCCCAGAAACAGCCACAAGCCCCTGCATTGCCTGGTGATGGAACTGATTGAGGGCTGCAACCTAGAAGAGTGGATGACCCAGAGACAAAACCGACCCATTACCGAATCCCGAGCCGTTGATTGGTTAAAGCAACTGGTAGAAATATTGCACCAAGTCCATCACCAGAATTACTTTCACCGGGATATTAAGCCTTCCAATATTATGCTGCGTCTTTCTAAAACTGGGGAAGATTGGCAGTTGGCGCTGATTGACTTTGGCACCGTGCGGGAGATATCCGGGACTTATTTGGCGAAAGTGGGGGCGGGCCACCGGATGACGGGAATTGTTTCTCCCGGTTACACGCCGCCGGAACAAATCAACGGCAAAGCCGTGCCCCAATCAGATTTTTTTGCTTTGGGTCGGACTTTCGTGTATTTGCTGACTGGGAAGCATCCCAACGATTTTCAGGAAGACCCCCGCACAGGAGAGCTGCGGTGGCGGGAATATACCCGGGTTTCTGAGAATTTCGCCAGTTTAGTCGATCGCCTCATGTCCCCCTTTCCTGGCAACCGCCCCCATAACACCGACGCCATCTGCCAATACCTAGAAACGATCGACAGTCCCCCACCGCCGGGGGGAATTTCCCATCAGCCCCCCTCTCAAAGAGGAGTTGGGGGGATTGCCAATCAGCCCCCCTTTCAAAGGGGGTTGGGGGATTTCCCATCAGCCCCCCTCTCAAAGAGGAGTTGGGGGGATGCGATCGAGCCGTTCCCGCCGATGGAGAGCCAAAAAAGCCCTCACGAAAAAGGTCTTAATGTGGGCAGCAATTTTAATGCTCCCCCTGAGTGCAGCCCAATTTTCCCGGGAGATAGACGCCTTTTTACGCCAAACCATGTCCCCTATGCGCGCTGAAACAGCCAGAAGCGCTATAGGTTGGGTTGATGAACGTTCCCCAACCTACCAAGCTGCCATCTCTTCTGTACAACAAATTGCCTTGACGAACACTATCTCTGCTCACCTTTGGGGGGTTAACGCCGTAGCTATCAGCCCGGATAACCAGCGGTTGGTGAGCGGGAGTGCCGATAAAACCCTGAAAATCTGGGATTTAGCCACGGGAGACCAAATTCGAGTTCTGGATAATGGAGAACAAGTGACCGCCGTTGCCATCAGTCCCAAAGGCTTCACCTTCGCCAGCGGTGGGAGCGATCGTACCGTCAAGCTGTGGGGGATAGAAAGCGGCAAACTCCTCTGGAGTTTCGAGGGTCACTCCGGCTGGATTTTGGCTGTTACCTTCAGTCCCGATGGCAAGATTTTAGCCAGTGGCAGCGCCGATGGCACGGTAAAACTGTGGGACCTAGCCTCTGCCACCCTAACACAAACTTTATCCGGTCATACCAGCCAAGTTGTCTCCCTCGCCTTCAGCACCCGAGAACCCCTCTTGGCTAGCGGCAGCGATGACGGTACGATTAAACTGTGGGATACTACCACCGGCAAGCTATTGCAGACTTGGCAAAGCAATTCCTCGCGGGTGCGGTCTGTAGCAATTAGCCCGGATGGTAAGATACTGGCTAGCGGCAGCGAAAGCGGCACTATCCAATTGTATGGGCTCCACACCGGCGAGCTACTGCGCACCCTACACCGCCAGTCTGGAGCCGTGCAATCCCTGGCTTTCATGCCCCTTGGTGGCACCTCTGGGGCAGAAACCTTGATATTAGCCATTGGCGGCGGTAGTCTCGATAGCACGATCGAACTCTGGGACGCCAGCAAAGGCCAACATCTGCGCACCCTCACGGGACACCGGGATACCGTTCATTCCCTGAGCATCAGCGCTGATGGCACCATCCTCACCAGTGGCAGCGAGGACAATACAATCAAAATTTGGCGGGTGCCCCAAACAGGACAAATCAGTATTGAGAAATGACAGACAA contains:
- a CDS encoding RodZ family helix-turn-helix domain-containing protein; translation: MNLESTFISTAVISESSLAELTREIESELYRSQAYVAAVAAFKDSIATAADNAQMLVKAVAKTAIKLALEKVTAIAPSSLKGDVKLAAVAKTDEGGKGKFLGFGQLPLPKQPSQNREEAADRWRLAAIALGRQLREARVERGMSLSQLQMQTMIPLHHLKALENGCADELPEDVFTRNFIRRIGNALGLDGAAMAAQLPAPVAPPEVVPAWQRRNSPSVSSFGNMPMYLGYTALMAGAIAGLGHLANSSVTPEPSVSDSPPQDNTVLQRESDSKNVITCPIEGCPIAPPEYSDN
- a CDS encoding serine/threonine-protein kinase, which translates into the protein MSYCLNPKCPNPADPWHAHNRICCHCGSSLVLQQRYHIKRLLGEGGFGKTFEVEDHHHLQTKVLKVLIDDNPKAVALFEREAQVLSRLQHPGIPKVEPDGYFTFYPRNSHKPLHCLVMELIEGCNLEEWMTQRQNRPITESRAVDWLKQLVEILHQVHHQNYFHRDIKPSNIMLRLSKTGEDWQLALIDFGTVREISGTYLAKVGAGHRMTGIVSPGYTPPEQINGKAVPQSDFFALGRTFVYLLTGKHPNDFQEDPRTGELRWREYTRVSENFASLVDRLMSPFPGNRPHNTDAICQYLETIDSPPPPGGISHQPPSQRGVGGIANQPPFQRGLGDFPSAPLSKRSWGDAIEPFPPMESQKSPHEKGLNVGSNFNAPPECSPIFPGDRRLFTPNHVPYAR
- a CDS encoding WD40 repeat domain-containing protein; the encoded protein is MRAETARSAIGWVDERSPTYQAAISSVQQIALTNTISAHLWGVNAVAISPDNQRLVSGSADKTLKIWDLATGDQIRVLDNGEQVTAVAISPKGFTFASGGSDRTVKLWGIESGKLLWSFEGHSGWILAVTFSPDGKILASGSADGTVKLWDLASATLTQTLSGHTSQVVSLAFSTREPLLASGSDDGTIKLWDTTTGKLLQTWQSNSSRVRSVAISPDGKILASGSESGTIQLYGLHTGELLRTLHRQSGAVQSLAFMPLGGTSGAETLILAIGGGSLDSTIELWDASKGQHLRTLTGHRDTVHSLSISADGTILTSGSEDNTIKIWRVPQTGQISIEK